The Streptomyces rubrogriseus genomic sequence GCGATGTCCCGGGCGCGGGAGTAGACGGCGAGGGTGGCCTGGCGCAGGGCGGCCGCGGTGTCCGCGCCGACCTGGCGGGCGACCTCCTCGTAGGAGACGTTCTCGTCGTGCTCGCCGACCTCGGCCTTGGTGGCCGGGGTGAAGATCGGGGCGGGCAGCTCCGAGCCGTCGACCAGGCCCTCGGGGAGGGCGAGGCCGCACACGGTGCGGGTCTGGTCGTACTCCGCCAGGCCGGAGCCGGTGAGGTAGCCGCGGGCCACGCACTCCACGGGGACCATCCGCAGCGACTTGCAGACCAGGGCGCGGCCCTCCCAGTCGGCGGGGGCGCCGGGGGGCAGCTCGGTGCTCAGGACGTGGTTGGGGGCCAGGTCGGCGAGCTGGTCGAACCACCACAGGGAGAGCTGGGTGAGGACCCGGCCCTTGTCCGGGATCTCGGTCGGCAGCACCCAGTCGTAGGCGGAGATGCGGTCGCTGGCGACCATCACGAGGTCGCCCGCCTCGTTCCGGTACAGCTCGCGCACCTTGCCGGTGTGCAGATGCACCAGACCCGGAACCTGGATCGGCTCGGGCTTTTCAACGAATCCGGACACGGTTCCTCCCCGTGGTTCTGAACAATACGTCGATTGTCCCGTACGTCGGGGGGAGGGCGACGAGCGGGGCAGGCAGGGACGGGGGCGGCCCGGGGTGCGCGGCTCAGTCCCGTTTGCAGATGCGGTCCAGGAGGTTGGCCGTGGCGCGCTGGACCCGCGGGTCGACGTGGCCGGGGCGGTCCAGGGCCGGGGACCAGGCGAAGGTGCCGGACGCGAAGACCCAGGCGCCCGACGGGGCCCGATACAGCGACGTCTCCTGGTGGCGCCGGACGCCGTCCACGTCGGCGTACGGGGAGTGGGCGAGCAGGACCCGCTCGTCGTGCTCGGGGAGCGCGGTGCGCGGGAAGTAGCGGTCGGCCTCGCCCGCCACCAGGTCCTCGATCTCGTCGCCCTCGTGCGCCCCGGTGGCCTCCCAGAGCCAGTGACCGGCGTTGCGGACGATCATCGGGTGGGGTTCGGGGACGCGGCCGGCGTACTGGATGCCGAGCAGCTGCTGCTCGGGGCGGTCGATCTCCCGCCACAGCGCGGGCCGGCCGGGGCCCTTGCGTTTGCGGCAGGTCAGCAGGCGGTCGGCGACACCGGAGGGCGAGGGGGCCAGCTCCACCTGCCAGTACATGGTGTTGGCGGAGAGGAAGACCAGGGACGTGCCCCGGTCGCGGGCCAGTTCCGCGGTGCGGCGCATGGCGGTGGACCAGTACTCGTCGTGGCCGGGGAAGACCAGGCCCCGGTAGCGGGCCGGGTCGACCCGGCCGGAGTGCAGGTCGCGGGCGTCGGCGTAGGCGAGGTCGTAGCCGTAGCGCTCGGCGAAGCGGATGAAGTCGTAGGCGTGGCCCACGTGGAGGGGCAACCCGGCGCCCGCGTACGGGCGGTCGAAGGAGACGGTCGTCGCGGCGTCCGCCTCGCCGAGGAGCCGGCCCTCCTCGTCCCAGGCGTGGTAGAGGCTGGCACCCGTGCGGCCGTCCTCGGGATAGAGGTTGTACGCCTGCCAGGTGACGTCGGGCAGGAGGAGGAGCAGGTCGGCCGGGTGGTCGTCGCGGACCGTGAAGGGGACGTGGGAGCGGTAGCCGTCGGCGGTGGTGAGCACGGCCACGTACGCGCCGATGTTCCAGTACGTGGGGATCTGCAGGCGCCAGGACAGCCACCAGTGGTGGCAGGAGACCGTGCGGTCGGCGGCGAGCGGCGGGGGCTGGACGATGCCGGACAGGCGGGGGCTGGTGGTGATCTTGGCGGCGCCGTCGCCGCCGTAGTGCCCGATCCGGTACACGTCGACGCTGAACTGCTGCGGCGGGTCGACGGTGACGTGGAAGTCGATGGCCTCGCCGGGGGCGGCGGCTCCCGTCGCGGTGAAGCCCTTGATCTGGCGGCGGACGTCGTCCGCGGCGCGGGGGCCGCCGCCGGAGTCGGTGCCGGTTCCCGTGCGGGTGCGGGTGCGGGTGCCCGTGGTGGTGCCGGTGGTGGTGTCGGTGTCGGTGCGGTCCTGGTCCGCGTACCAGGCGACCACCTGGCCGGTGTCGCCGAAGTACGTCTCGCCGCCGCGCAGCCAGGGGACGGGCCCCTGGCCGAAGGGGTCCGTCACGGCGTGCGCGAGTGCTCCCGACTCCCAACGGCGGATCTGCTCGGAGCCCATGGGACAGTCCCCTCCCTCGTGCCCCCGTGGTCGTGCGTATGACGAACGCCTTTGCCATGTGCGCGATCGGTCCCAGCACATCACATTTCGCACGCGGGCTGTCACTGTTCGTCGCGAACTGGCCGAAAGTGGAATGGGAGGGTCCGATTCGTTGGAGGCCCGGGGGATCAGACCAGACGCACCGGCTTCTCGGGACGTATGCCGAGGTCGGTCATCCAGGCGCGCAACGGGCCCGGGTCGCCGGTCTCGACGAGGCTGAGCACGCTGGGCGCCAGGTCCGCGGAGCGGGCGCCGTCGAACAGGAGCGAGGGCCCGTCGAGCCAGTCGAGACCGGGGGCCGCCCCGGCGGTGTCCATCGCCGCGCAGCACACCATCGCGGTGATGTGCGCGGTGAGGATCTCGCGCCCGGTGCGCGGGGGCTGAAGCGGGAGGAGGGGGAGCGCGCGGTCGTCCCAGAGGGCCGCGTCGGGACCGGTCCCGGCTCCCGGTTGCGGGGTCGGCGAGGTGGCACCGGCCGCGGCGGGCCGCGCCTGGGCCTCCTCGCGGGCCAGCTGCGCGCTGAGCCCGGCGGCCAGGGCGGCGCCACGGGCGGTGGTGCCGGCGAGATCGTCCTCGTCGTCCACGTCGTCGGCGGCGTGGACGGCGTGGACGGCGTCGTCGGCGTGGAGGGCGTGGACGGCGTGGACGGCGTCGTCGGCGTGCGGCACGTGCGGGGCCTCGTCGTCGGTGTATGGCACGTGCGGGGCCTCGTCGTCGGCGTGCGGCACGTGCGGGGCCTCGTCGTCGGCGTGCGGCACGGGTGGGTGCGGGGTGCCGTCCCCGGCCGGTGCCTCCGTCCCTGCCTCGGGGGCCGCTGCGGTCTCGGTGTCGGCGCCGGTGACAGGGGGGACGGTGACCGCGTTGTCCGGGGTCGTGAGGTGGTCCAGGACGCGGGCCAGGGTCGGGCCGTCCGTGCCCGGTGCGACGCCCCCGGCGGCGCGGCGGACGCCCAGGGTGTCCAGCACGCGGTGCAGGCGGGCCGCGTCCGTGCGCCAGGTGCGGTCGACGACCTCCTCGGGATACTCGTCCCACCCCACCGGCGACCAGTCCGGGCCGGTCTCGGCGGGCCCGCCGTGGAACAGACGCGCGGCGAGGAGCGAGACCGCCTCGTCCATCACCCCGGGCTCCTCCAGCAGGTCACAGGCGGGGCGCTCGCCCAGCCGGGAGGCGAAGCCCTCGGCCAGGCGGTCCCGGCGCGACAGCTCCGTGAGGGCGGCGACGACACCGACGTCCAGCCGGGAGGGCCAGCGGCCCATCCGCCAGGCCGGCAGCGCCACCCGGGTCAGCAGCCGGTCCCAGCCCGCGTACGCGAGCCCGACCTGCTCCTGCGCGACGATCCGCAGACCGTAGTCCACAGCCTGTGCACGCTCGGCGGCCGCGGCCGCGACCCCGCGCTCCATCTCGGTCGCGTGACCCCGGCAACTGCGCAGCAGCAGCCGGGACGCCCAGCCGAGGCCCGCGCACGCCACGCGGGACAGCGGATCCCGTCGGCCCGCCGAGGCCACCGCCACCGCGGCGTCCAGGCCCCGTATGAAACGCCGGGCCGCGGCTATGTCGGGGTGGGCCGAGGGCCCCGTACCGGCGACGACCGGGGCGAGGACGGCGCGCAGCTCGCCCACCCGCATCCACCACAGGAACGGTGAGCCGATGACCAGGACGGGCGCGGCGGCCGCGCTCCGCCGGTGGGCGGGGCCGCTCAGGCCGGCCGGGTCGTCGTCGTGCTTCACCGCCGGGGGCGGGCCGTGGGCCGGGTGGGTCCGGTCCTCCAGCCAGCTGTCGCAGTCCGGGGTGAGCGCTATCGCGGAGGGGGCGGGGACGTCGAGGCGGTCGGCCAGGTCGCGCACCATCCGGTAGAGGTCGGGCGCCGACTCCTCGGCGACCGTGACCGTGGGGGTCACGGCGGGCCGGGAGCGGGCCACGACCAGGGCGACTCCGGCGGCGGCCAGCAGCACGAGCAGCGCGAGGACGGACACGACCCAGCGCAGGACGTCCCAGGCGGCGCCCGCCAGATGCCCGGTGGAGCCGCCGACGAGGAGGATCACGGCGACGGCGGCGGGCAGCAGGGCCACGGCCAGCGCGCGGCTGCGGACCCGCAGCACCGCCAGTGCCCGGGCACGCGCGGCCTGAGCGCCCATCTCCACACCACCGATACCGGTCACGGCCGGACCTCACCCCCTCATCGCTGTCCTGTCTGTCCTGGACCGTCCTGCTGCTCTTGCGTGCTTCCGCTCTTGCTCACTCCACCCACTGTGGCACCCAGCACTGACATCGCAATGCCGGTGGGCCAAGTGCCGGAACGCTTGCGCGGCACCATAGTTGGGGCCCCCGCCCCCGTCAGCCGTATGGCCCATCGGTCACCCGATGGAATGGCTTTGGGGAAAGGTGAAGACGGACAGCAAAGGTCAGGCCCCGACTCCTGAGACGGAGCCGGGGCCTGCCGGGTTCGGTGACGGGGCGACTGCGGGGCTACGCGCCCGCCGCCTTCGCCGCGATGTCGGTGCGGTGCTGCGAGCCGTCGAGGCCGATACGGGCGACGGCCCGGTAGGCACGGTCGCGGGCCTCGGTGAGGTCGGCGCCGGTGGCCGTGACGGACAGGACGCGGCCCCCGGCGCTGACGACGGCGTCGCCCTCGGCGCGGGTGCCGGCGTGCAGCACGTAGGCGTGCGGGGCGTCCTCGGCGGCCACCGCGTCGAGGCCGGTGATCGGGTCGCCGGTGCGCGGGGTGCCGGGGTAGTTGTGCGAGGCGACGACCACGGTGACGGCCGCCTCGTCGCTCCAGCGCAGCGGCTCGAGATCGGCGAGGTTGCCGGTGGCGGCGGCCATCAGCAGACCGGCGAGCGGGGTCTTCAGCCGGGCCAGCACGACCTGGGTCTCGGGGTCGCCGAAACGGGCGTTGAACTCGATCACGCGCACACCGCGCGAGGTGATCGCGAGCCCGGCGTAGAGAAGTCCGGAGAACGGGGTGCCGCGGCGGCGCATCTCGTCGACCGTCGGCTGGAGCACGCTCTGTACGACCTCGTCGACCAGCTTCGGGTCGGCCCAGGGCAGCGGAGAGTAGGCGCCCATGCCACCGGTGTTCGGGCCCTCGTCGCCGTCGAGGGCGCGCTTGAAGTCCTGGGCGGGCTGGAGCGGGCGGACGTTCTCGCCGTCGGTGACGGCGAACAGGGAGACCTCGGGGCCGTCCAGGAACTCCTCGACGACGACGCGGTCGCAGGCGTTCGCGTGCGCGCGGGCCGCCTCGACGTCGTCGGTGACGACGACGCCCTTGCCCGCGGCCAGCCCGTCGTCCTTGACGACGTAGGGCGCGCCGAAGGCGGCGAGGGCCGCGTCGACCTCGGCGGGGTCGGTACAGACGTAGGAGCGGGCCGTGGGCACGCCCGCGCCGGCCATCACGTCCTTGGCGAAGGCCTTGGAGCCCTCCAGCCGGGCCGCCTCCCCCGAGGGGCCGAAGACCGGGATGCCGGCCTCGCGGACGGCGTCGGCGACCCCGGCGACCAGGGGCGCCTCGGGTCCGACGACGACCAGCTCGGCGCCGAGCCGGGTGGCCAGCGCGGTGACGGCCGCGCCGTCGAGGGCGTCGACCTGGTGCAGTTCGGCGACCTCGGCGATACCGGCGTTGCCGGGTGCGCAGTGCAGCGCGGTGACGTCGGGGTCGAGGGACAGGGAACGGCACAGGGCGTGTTCGCGGGCGCCGCCGCCGATGACAAGGACCTTCACGGGGTGAAGCCTAATGGGAGCGGGCCGGTGCGGTTTGTGCGGGCTTCCGAAGGGACGGGAGGCGGAGACTCGTACCTTCCTCCAGGCCCGGCGGCAGACCGACGGCGGCTACTCGTTCGTGATCTCCTCGACCACCGTGGCGCCCAGCTCGCGGACCAGCAGCTCCTTGCCGGAAAGAGCCGACTCGTCGAGGTCCGGGTCGTCGTCCTCGGGGATGTCGTCTTCGGGGGAGACCGGGGGCGGCTCGGGTGCCGAGGGCCGGGGAGCGGGCGCCGGGGCCGACGCGGGGGCCTGCGGTGGCG encodes the following:
- the purD gene encoding phosphoribosylamine--glycine ligase, whose translation is MKVLVIGGGAREHALCRSLSLDPDVTALHCAPGNAGIAEVAELHQVDALDGAAVTALATRLGAELVVVGPEAPLVAGVADAVREAGIPVFGPSGEAARLEGSKAFAKDVMAGAGVPTARSYVCTDPAEVDAALAAFGAPYVVKDDGLAAGKGVVVTDDVEAARAHANACDRVVVEEFLDGPEVSLFAVTDGENVRPLQPAQDFKRALDGDEGPNTGGMGAYSPLPWADPKLVDEVVQSVLQPTVDEMRRRGTPFSGLLYAGLAITSRGVRVIEFNARFGDPETQVVLARLKTPLAGLLMAAATGNLADLEPLRWSDEAAVTVVVASHNYPGTPRTGDPITGLDAVAAEDAPHAYVLHAGTRAEGDAVVSAGGRVLSVTATGADLTEARDRAYRAVARIGLDGSQHRTDIAAKAAGA
- a CDS encoding phosphoribosylaminoimidazolesuccinocarboxamide synthase; translation: MSGFVEKPEPIQVPGLVHLHTGKVRELYRNEAGDLVMVASDRISAYDWVLPTEIPDKGRVLTQLSLWWFDQLADLAPNHVLSTELPPGAPADWEGRALVCKSLRMVPVECVARGYLTGSGLAEYDQTRTVCGLALPEGLVDGSELPAPIFTPATKAEVGEHDENVSYEEVARQVGADTAAALRQATLAVYSRARDIARERGIVLADTKFEFGFDGDDLVLADEVLTPDSSRFWPADRWQPGRAQPSYDKQFVRDWLTSAESGWDRGSELPPPPLPQQVVDATRAKYVEAYELLTGQSWS
- a CDS encoding N,N-dimethylformamidase beta subunit family domain-containing protein, producing the protein MGSEQIRRWESGALAHAVTDPFGQGPVPWLRGGETYFGDTGQVVAWYADQDRTDTDTTTGTTTGTRTRTRTGTGTDSGGGPRAADDVRRQIKGFTATGAAAPGEAIDFHVTVDPPQQFSVDVYRIGHYGGDGAAKITTSPRLSGIVQPPPLAADRTVSCHHWWLSWRLQIPTYWNIGAYVAVLTTADGYRSHVPFTVRDDHPADLLLLLPDVTWQAYNLYPEDGRTGASLYHAWDEEGRLLGEADAATTVSFDRPYAGAGLPLHVGHAYDFIRFAERYGYDLAYADARDLHSGRVDPARYRGLVFPGHDEYWSTAMRRTAELARDRGTSLVFLSANTMYWQVELAPSPSGVADRLLTCRKRKGPGRPALWREIDRPEQQLLGIQYAGRVPEPHPMIVRNAGHWLWEATGAHEGDEIEDLVAGEADRYFPRTALPEHDERVLLAHSPYADVDGVRRHQETSLYRAPSGAWVFASGTFAWSPALDRPGHVDPRVQRATANLLDRICKRD